A genomic stretch from Heliangelus exortis chromosome 23, bHelExo1.hap1, whole genome shotgun sequence includes:
- the SPEN gene encoding msx2-interacting protein isoform X1, with protein sequence MVRETRHLWVGNLPENVREEKIIEHFKRYGRVESVKILPKRGSEGGVAAFVDFVDIKSAQKAHNSVNKMGDRDLRTDYNEPGTIPSAARGLDDTVSIASRSREVSGFRGGGGGPTYGPPPSLHAREGRYERRLDGASDNRERAYEHSAYGHHERGTGGFDRTRHYDQDYYRDPRERTLQHGLYYTSRSRSPNRFDAHDPRYEPRAREQFTLPSVVHRDIYRDDLTREVRGRRPERNYQHSRSRSPHSSQSRTQSPQRLASQAARPARSPSGSGSRSRSSSSDSISSSSSTSSDSSDSSSSSSDESPARSVQSTAVPAPASQLLPSLEKDEPRKSFGIKVQNLPVRSTDTSLKDGLFHEFKKYGKVTSVQIHGASEERYGLVFFRQQEDQEKALNASKGKLFFGMQIEVTAWIGPETESENEFRPLDERIDEFHPKATRTLFIGNLEKTTTYHDLRNIFQRFGGIVDIDIKKVNGVPQYAFLQYCDIASVCKAIKKMDGEYLGNNRLKLGFGKSMPTNCVWLDGLSTNVTDQYLTRHFCRYGPVVKVVFDRLKGMALVLYNEIEYAQAAVKETKGRKIGGNKIKVDFANRESQLAFYHSMEKTGQDIRDFYEMLAERSRDERRGSYEYAPDRTYYETVRTPGTYPEDPRREYPARGREFYAEWDPYQGDYYDPRYYDDPREYRDYRGDPYEQDIREYSYRQRERERERERFESDRDRDHERRPIERSQSPTHSRRPQSPGASPSQSERLQSDSERRIYSRSSDRSGSCSSLSPPRYDKLDKARVERYAKNEKTEKERAAFEQERVEKEKRLVRKEKPEKLEKEKTDKQKRKAKIHSPSSQSSETDQENEREPSPEKLKGNSKQSKERGDKEGTAKNRLELMPCVVLTRVKEKEGKVIDQPALEKLRAKLDNDTMKSPLLEQKTQTSQVEQTKSEQSKLEPARTKVQKEKALASHIEVVDKEGKLKPKKHLKTEQTSEGANAVDLDKLEARKRRFADANLKPERQKLEAKRSSQDEEEARMVLKKQLDATASSREATVLREGELERKPLRKEMLKRESKKLKLERLIPVTSPKEVQETLNVGGVGVRPTLDLQARLMEAADEPVEVQEISSKKLNPVKPQHKQAQLLDDQGTEREDARKNYSGLPEDTSDHKLGQEKPQSTDTEEKIGIDIDHTQSYRKQMEQSRRLKQQLEMEIAKSEKFGSPKKDVDEYERRSLVHEVGKPPQDVTDDSPPSKRKKTDQFDFEISTKRERNYRSSRQVSEDSERTSCSPSIRHFPFHEDDDTLDSPRLMPLKETKESPKIEEKGLSYSNMTVREDSLKFNPYDSSRREQMAEMAKIKLSVLSSEDDSSRWETQVKQEPGRVDVSFPSSIVKRESIRKRSVRDLEPGEVPSDSDDDSENKPHSPKASSLLESSRLSFLLRDREEKLREREERLSSSLERNKFYSFALDKTITPDTKALLERAKSLSSSREENWSFLDWDSRFASFRNNKDKEKVDSAPRPIPSWYMKKKKIRTDSEGGKLDDKKEDHKEEEQERQELFASRFLHSSIFEQDSKRLQHLERKDDDLDFISGRLYGRQSSSDGTNSAADLVQEPVVLFHSRFIELTRMQQKEKEKDQKPKEVEKQEDKENRPKTPETVPESKEPEHKTSSVVGPSSVAVLPQEPASVASEKVASEKAVVETASVKEEKTSEPPSSAVEEQKPFPELPAPVKIEPPEQTEPPPVVEACKEVVATTLAPEEDAVATEHPSYLDTKPPTPGASYSQPDISIDPEPEGAQLIPPPPKLVQKSDEAAEPKEENPPPPANADTGVSQKVEVVAEVLPPVSDNDMEVEPPVVVKDKKSYKSKRSKTPVQSAAANVMEKPVTRKSERIDREKLKRSSSPRGETQKLSELKVEAEKVSRNAAKSPSSAAEPENVEPSLPIGRTRRRNVRSVYATTGDNEGPSPVKDAVEVTRSTRKRGEKEPQETVTTVPTTPRRGRPPKTRRKPEEDISPIKTEPVQQEVEEVEAKDAVEAPKPAEGWRSPRSQKLTHSHSAAASQQGKKGKNEPKGDALAESEDAAERSSQELSIGDNSNKAKATEKEPTASEQKRDRKELDTEKNQLEIPTVEIIEKKPAPEKVTKSKRGRYKNTKTVVDKASVCLKNVEIRLNVDEVKGALRPTEEEAEPVAVSPAKIKSPQKEDILPPHFAKNEVEDSFPEAEKEVMREPKQSPEAAQLAKQIELEQAVENIAKLTETPPSIAAYKEPTSDVPEVRQEEEGDKPAHQASETELAAAIGSIINDISGETESFPAPPTYPAESEAEIPTEPLVLPSPQEEMEPETDQAVNNILETEAAVEPAVQPIPGAAPSAVETESKEAEVSFSESSNSAQEAETLQEAEVARKEKGRQKTTRHRRKRSTGRKGDVTEVNAFEPERVQSKSPPTNEIKVKPEEASKEEKQTKPVAQAPTEPSASDASKAAATEVVVVHEAVAERSTSPKLPPAPAPLDLATPPVPLDEGSQGGFKIRSPVENAPVTPPSAPNAALPTLPSAAAVAKLPAPVPAAIVPLHSTTAKVPEWMVRHEESRARSTPPPALPPDTKASDIDTNSSTLRKILMEPKYVSATSITSTHVTTTHAEPVTAPRLEEAPLHPAVEAIKPVSEEKPAVPVTNALDPPVAEAPVFSEKEKISTVIAPKATSVISRMPHSVDLEEAPRITLVKQAPQTQTCLVNAPSPKFKQRSSTNDNSRFHPGSMSIIEERPVETGSSPGLRVNTSEGVVLLSYSGQKTEGPQRISAKISQIPPASAVDIEFQQSVSKSQIKQEPITPSQPTPKGSQTSVGYGTVSTHSSLVLGTQPYNTSPVISSVKQERTTLEKSDSSHLSVQTPASQPSKVLTQTGNTPPVLVHNQMVVNKKLSDPAALKVETKTLQPSNLSPGVSPHHPSLSGKMHSEANHVSSGPSTPTDRAISHLGVTKQEPHSPRTSGHSPSPFPRACHPGSTSSPALSSSTPVMLAPGIPVPQYISSMHPEQSVIMPPHSVTQTVSLGHLSQGEVRMNTPPLSGIPYGIRPEALHSPRAALQPQMEIKPQRSSTPQPAPIRDIVMPPLSSQHASEEEMHYHHTTVCRGPAPVQSDVLVMQPDYRMHPSSLRLDQYNVPRDVRMIMHPHMAAVGEHHSETRQSRTPEGAGKTPPVSKTPQPGKETPKSSEGKMAHSPHSEPRLLSVPSGSQLPGLPLSQPVVVPHGVQIMHPAGSSFHDYRSVYGDMRNYHTAAQLGHPQFPGASPIGLPSRSMTPSQGLSEGEHSHPSQPVRSKTPQIPQDPKGPPASGPEQSHHPTVNRHAAPLDPHVHLQRAQADTGQTSYPSPVAISIKQELPSPHQPQAVPKQSMFIPTTSGPTGLPLSRPEPQSALKQEPSPHPVSQRPVDMVQLLTKYPIVWQGLLALKNDTAAVQLHFVSGNNVLAHRSLPAPEGGPPLRIAQRMRLEASQLEGVARRMMVESDYCLLLALPCGRDQEDVVNQTESLKAAFISYLQAKQAAGIINVPNPGSNQPAYVLQIFPPCEFSESHLSRLAPDLLASISNISPHLMIVIASV encoded by the exons CAGtgactccagcagcagctccagtgaTGAGTCCCCAGCACGCTCGGTTCAGTCGACGGCCGTCCCAGCGCCcgcctcccagctgctgccatccctggAGAAAGATGAACCCCGGAAAAGTTTTGGGATCAAGGTTCAAAATCTTCCAGTGCGCTCAACAG ACACAAGCCTTAAGGATGGACTTTTCCACGAATTCAAGAAGTATGGGAAGGTGACATCAGTGCAGATCCATGGGGCTTCTGAGGAACGGTATGGATTGGTGTTCTTCCGACAGCAGGAGGACCAGGAAAAAGCACTAAATGCCTCCaaaggaaagcttttctttggCATGCAGATTGAAGTCACAGCCTGGATAGGACCAG AAACAGAAAGTGAGAATGAATTTCGTCCTTTGGATGAAAGGATAGATGAGTTTCACCCCAAAGCAACAAGAACTCTCTTCATTGGCAACCTGGAAAAAACAACCACCTACCATGACCTTCGCAACATCTTCCAGCGCTTTGGGGGAATAGTG gatatTGACATTAAGAAAGTAAATGGTGTTCCTCAGTATGCCTTCCTGCAGTACTGTGATATTGCCAGTGTGTGTAAAGCAATTAAGAAGATGGATGGGGAATATCTTGGAAATAACCGGCTCAAG CTGGGTTTTGGAAAGAGCATGCCTACAAACTGCGTGTGGTTAGATGGGCTTTCTACAAACGTTACGGATCAGTATTTAACTCGCCATTTCTGCCGATACGGGCCTGTGGTAAAG gtGGTGTTTGACCGCTTAAAAGGCATGGCCCTGGTTCTCTACAATGAGATTGAATATGCACAAGCAGCTGTAAAAGAGACCAAGGGGAGGAAAATCGGTGGGAATAAAATTAAG gtggaCTTTGCAAATCGAGAAAGTCAGTTGGCATTTTATCATTCCATGGAGAAAACGGGTCAAGATATCAGAGACTTCTATGAAATGCTGGCAGAAAGAAG CAGAGATGAACGAAGAGGATCCTATGAATACGCCCCAGATCGTACTTACTACGAGACCGTTCGGACTCCGGGGACGTATCCCGAAGATCCTCGTCGGGAATACCCAGCTCGAGGCAGAGAATTCTACGCCGAGTGGGATCCCTACCAAGGAGACTACTACGACCCACGATACTACGACGACCCTCGGGAGTACCGGGATTACAGGGGAGATCCCTACGAGCAGGACATCCGGGAATACAGCTACAGGCAAcgggagagagagagggagagggaacgCTTCGAATCCGATCGGGACAGAGACCACGAGCGGAGACCGATCGAGCGGAGCCAGAGTCCGACGCACTCCAGGCGCCCCCAGAGCCCTGGAGCGTCCCCCTCGCAGTCGGAGAGGCTGCAGAGTGATTCAGAGAGGAGGATTTACAGCAGGTCATCGGATCGCAGCggcagctgcagctctctgtCTCCTCCACGCTACGACAAGCTGGACAAAGCCCGCGTGGAACGTTACGCAAAAAACGAGAAGACGGAGAAGGAACGCGCCGCTTTCGAGCAGGAGAGGGTGGAGAAGGAGAAACGGCtggtgaggaaggaaaagccCGAGAAGctagaaaaggagaaaactgatAAGCAAAAACGAAAAGCAAAAATCCATTCACCCAGCTCTCAGTCTTCTGAAACGGATCAAGAGAACGAGAGGGAGCCCAGCCCTGAAAAACTGAAGGGCAATAGTAAGCAGAGCAAAGAGAGAGGTGACAAGGAAGGGACAGCTAAAAACCGCCTGGAGCTGATGCCCTGCGTTGTGTTGACCCGAgtcaaagaaaaggaagggaaagttATTGATCAGCCTGCCCTGGAGAAACTGAGAGCAAAGCTTGACAATGACACTATGAAGTCTCCACTGCTCgaacaaaaaacacagacatcTCAAGTTGAGCAAACCAAGTCTGAGCAGTCTAAACTGGAACCTGCCAGAACCAAGGTACAAAAGGAGAAAGCCCTTGCCAGTCACATTGAAGTGGTGGATAAGGAGGGAAAACTGAAACCCAAAAAGCACTTGAAGACAGAGCAGACTTCTGAGGGGGCCAATGCGGTAGATTTAGACAAGTTGGAAGCTCGTAAAAGACGATTTGCTGATGCAAATCTGAAGCCTGAGAGGCAAAAACTAGAAGCAAAAAGGAGCAGCCAAGATGAGGAAGAGGCACGCATGGTTTTGAAAAAGCAGCTTGATGCAACTGCTTCTTCTAGAGAAGCAACGGTATTAAGGGAAGGAGAACTGGAGAGAAAACCCCTGAGGAAGGAGATGCTTAAAAGGGAATCTAAAAAACTCAAATTGGAAAGACTTATTCCTGTTACTAGTCCCAAAGAAGTTCAGGAGACTCTTAATGTTGGTGGGGTTGGTGTGCGTCCCACCTTAGATCTGCAGGCGAGGCTGATGGAGGCAGCTGATGAACCAGTGGAAGTTCAGGAAATCTCCTCTAAAAAATTGAACCCAGTAAAACCCCAGCATAAACAGGCACAGCTGCTAGATGACCAAGGAACAGAGAGAGAGGACGCAAGGAAGAATTACTCTGGTCTTCCTGAAGACACGTCTGACCATAAGCTTGGCCAAGAGAAACCTCAGTCAACTgatacagaagagaaaattggCATTGACATTGACCACACCCAAAGCTACAGGAAACAAATGGAGCAAAGTCGCAGGttaaaacagcagctggaaatggAGATTGCAAAATCTGAGAAGTTTGGCAGCCCAAAGAAAGATGTGGATGAATACGAAAGACGGAGCTTGGTCCACGAGGTGGGAAAACCTCCGCAAGACGTCACTGATGACTCTCCACcaagtaaaaggaaaaagactgACCAGTTTGATTTTGAGATTAGCactaaaagagaaagaaactaCAGAAGTTCTCGTCAAGTGAGTGAGGACTCCGAAAGGACATCCTGTTCCCCAAGTATCAGACACTTCCCCTTCCATGAAGATGATGACACGCTGGATTCTCCAAGGCTAATGCCATTAAAGGAAACCAAAGAGTCACctaaaatagaagaaaagggTCTTTCATACTCCAACATGACTGTGAGGGAGGACTCGCTGAAATTTAATCCTTATGATTCCAGCAGAAGGGAGCAGATGGCAGAAATGgctaaaataaaactttcagtGTTGAGTTCTGAAGATGACTCAAGCAGGTGGGAAACACAAGTGAAGCAGGAGCCTGGTAGAGTTGATGTCAGCTTTCCAAGCAGCATTGTCAAAAGAGAAAGCATACGGAAGCGATCTGTCCGGGATCTGGAACCTGGGGAGGTGCCTTCAGATTCAGATGATGACAGTGAAAACAAGCCCCACTCCCCAAAAGCCTCATCCTTGTTAGAAAGTTCCAGGTTGTCTTTTTTATTAagggacagagaagaaaagttacgtgaaagagaggaaagactGTCGAGTTCcttagaaagaaacaaattttactCTTTTGCGTTGGACAAGACAATCACACCCGACACAAAAGCCTTGCTTGAAAGAGCTAAATCTCTCTCTTCAtccagagaagaaaactggTCCTTTCTAGATTGGGATTCCAGATTTGCTAGTTTTAGGAACAATAAAGACAAAGAGAAGGTTGACTCAGCTCCGAGACCTATTCCATCATGgtatatgaaaaagaaaaaaatcaggaccGACTCAGAAGGTGGAAAACTGGATGATAAGAAAGAAGATCATAAAGAGGAGGAACAAGAGAGACAGGAACTGTTTGCTTCCCGTTTTTTGCATAGTTCAATCTTTGAACAGGACTCTAAGCGCTTGCAGCATTTAGAGAGGAAAGATGATGATCTTGACTTTATTTCTGGGAGGTTGTATGGCAGACAGTCTTCCTCTGATGGGACTAACAGCGCAGCTGATTTGGTGCAAGAACCAGTGGTTCTGTTCCACAGTCGTTTTATTGAGCTGACTCGaatgcagcagaaagaaaaggagaaagatcaGAAAccaaaagaagtggaaaaacagGAAGATAAAGAAAATCGGCCCAAAACACCAGAAACAGTTCCGGAGAGTAAAGAACCAGAACATAAAACTTCCTCAGTGGTTGGTCCCTCTTCTGTTGCTGTCCTACCACAGGAACCAGCATCAGTTGCTTCTGAGAAGGTAGCAAGTGAAAAGGCAGTGGTGGAAACAGCttctgtaaaagaagaaaaaacatctgagCCTCCTTCTTCTGCAGTGGAGGaacaaaaaccttttcctgaacTTCCTGCTCCTGTCAAAATTGAACCACCTGAGCAAACTGAACCCCCTCCAGTTGTAGAAGCTTGTAAAGAAGTTGTTGCTACAACCCTGGCACCAGAGGAAGATGCTGTGGCAACAGAGCATCCTTCATACTTGGATACCAAGCCTCCCACTCCTGGAGCTTCATATTCCCAGCCAGACATCAGCATAGATCCAGAACCTGAAGGTGCCCAGTTGATTCCACCTCCACCCAAGCTAGTTCAGAAGTCAGATGAGGCTGCTGAGCCTAAGGAAGaaaatcctcctcctcctgccaacGCTGACACTGGAGTGAGTCAGAAAGTCGAGGTGGTCGCTGAGGTCCTGCCACCCGTTTCTGACAATGATATGGAAGTTGAACCTCCAGTTGTTGTAAAAGATAAAAAGTCCTACAAGAGTAAACGCTCCAAGACTCCCGTGCAGTCGGCTGCAGCTAATGTCATGGAAAAGCCTGTCACGAGGAAGAGCGAAAGAATTGACCGTGAAAAACTCAAAAGGTCGAGCTCTCCTCGTGGGGAGACACAGAAGCTTTCTGAATTGAAAGTGGAGGCAGAGAAAGTTTCCAGGAATGCTGCTAAATCCCCCAGTTCTGCTGCAGAACCAGAAAACGTGGAGCCAAGCTTGCCAATAGGCCGGACTAGGCGCAGAAACGTGAGGTCAGTCTATGCTACCACGGGGGACAATGAAGGTCCATCTCCAGTGAAGGATGCTGTGGAGGTCACTAGATCCACcaggaagaggggggaaaaggaaccACAGGAAACGGTGACAACTGTTCCTACGACCCCAAGGAGGGGAAGACCTCCAAAAACCCGCCGTAAGCCAGAGGAGGACATCTCTCCAATAAAGACAGAACCGGTACAGCAAGAGGTGGAGGAGGTTGAAGCTAAAGATGCTGTGGAAGCTCCTAAGCCTGCAGAAGGTTGGAGGTCTCCTAGATCCCAGAAGCTGACACATAGtcactctgctgctgccagccaacaggggaagaaagggaagaatgaaCCAAAAGGTGATGCTTTGGCTGAATctgaagatgctgctgagaGAAGCAGTCAGGAACTGAGCATTGGTGACAACAGcaacaaagcaaaagccacTGAGAAAGAGCCCACAGCCAGTGAGCAGAAACGTGATCGGAAAGAACTGGATACAGAGAAAAACCAGCTAGAGATCCCCACGGTTGAGATCATTGAGAAGAAGCCAGCACCAGAAAAGGTTACGAAATCCAAAAGGGGAAGGtacaaaaataccaaaaccgTTGTAGATAAAGCATCAGTGTGTCtcaaaaatgtagaaatacGTCTCAACGTGGATGAAGTCAAAGGCGCCTTGCGGCCAActgaggaagaggcagagccGGTGGCCGTGTCGCCAGCCAAAATAAAGAGTCCTCAAAAAGAGGACATCTTGCCACCCCATTTTGCTAAGAACGAGGTGGAAGATTCattcccagaagcagaaaaagaggtGATGCGGGAACCAAAGCAGTCCCCCGAAGCAGCCCAGTTAGCAAAACAGATTGAACTCGAGCAGGCTGTGGAGAATATTGCCAAGCTGACTGAAACTCCTCCATCAATTGCTGCCTACAAGGAGCCAACGTCCGACGTCCCTGAAGTTCgtcaggaggaggaaggagacaAACCAGCCCACCAGGCCAGTGAGACAGAGCTGGCGGCGGCCATCGGCTCCATCATCAATGACATTTCTGGGGAGACAGAAAGCTTTCCTGCACCCCCGACCTATCCCGCTGAATCAGAAGCTGAAATCCCCACAGAGCCCTTGGTGCTTCCGTCACCtcaggaggagatggagccTGAGACGGATCAGGCAGTGAATAATATCCTGGAAACCGAGGCTGCCGTCGAGCCCGCGGTGCAGCCGATTCCTGGCGCTGCCCCGTCGGCGGTAGAGAcggagagcaaggaggctgaGGTCAGCTTCAGTGAATCTTCCAACTCGGCGCAGGAGGCTGAGACCTTGCAGGAGGCAGAAGTTGCTCGGAAGGAAAAGGGCCGCCAGAAAACCACGCGGCACAGGCGTAAAAGGAGCACGGGCAGAAAGGGTGACGTGACCGAAGTCAACGCCTTCGAGCCAGAGAGGGTGCAGAGCAAGTCACCCCCCACCAACGAAATTAAGGTGAAACCCGAAGAAGCCTctaaggaggaaaagcaaactAAACCCGTGGCTCAGGCACCCACGGAGCCGAGCGCTTCTGATGCCAGCAAGGCTGCAGCCACTGAGGTTGTGGTTGTGCATGAAGCAGTGGCTGAGAGGAGCACCTCTCCAAAAttgcctcctgctcctgctcccctggACCTGGCCACCCCACCGGTTCCCCTCGACGAGGGGAGTCAGGGTGGGTTCAAGATCCGGTCACCCGTGGAGAACGCACCCGTCACGCCACCGAGTGCCCCAAATGCAgcccttcccaccctcccctcagcagcagcagtggccaAGCTGCCCGCCCCAGTGCCCGCTGCCATCGTCCCCCTTCACTCCACCACTGCCAAGGTGCCAGAGTGGATGGTGAGGCACGAGGAATCCCGTGCCCGTTCCACACCACCTCCGGCTCTCCCCCCGGACACAAAGGCGTCAGATATCGATACGAACTCCAGCACTTTGAGGAAGATACTCATGGAGCCCAAATACGTCTCCGCGACAAGCATAACCTCCACACACGTCACGACCACTCACGCCGAGCCGGTGACTGCTCCTCGTTTGGAGGAGGCACCTCTCCACCCTGCTGTAGAGGCCATAAAGCCAGTTTCGGAGGAGAAGCCAGCAGTTCCTGTCACCAATGCCTTGGACCCACCAGTGGCTGAAGCACCCGTGTtcagtgagaaggaaaagattAGTACTGTGATTGCTCCCAAAGCCACATCTGTCATCAGCAGGATGCCCCACAGCGTGGATCTGGAGGAGGCTCCCAGGATCACCTTGGTGAAGCAAGCTCCCCAAACCCAGACGTGTCTTGTCAATGCCCCCTCGCCGAAATTTAAGCAGAGGTCAAGCACAAATGATAACAGCAGGTTCCATCCAGGATCGATGTCTATTATTGAGGAGAGGCCTGTGGAGACTGGGTCCAGCCCGGGGCTGCGGGTGAACACCTCAGAAGGCGTTGTGCTCCTGAGTTACTCAGGGCAGAAGACAGAAGGTCCTCAGCGAATTAGTGCTAAGATCAGCCAGATTCCCCCTGCCAGTGCTGTCGACATAGAGTTTCAGCAGTCTGTGTCCAAGTCTCAGATTAAACAGGAACCTATCACGCCATCACAGCCCACGCCAAAAGGCTCCCAGACCTCAGTGGGGTACGGGACTGTTTCCACCCATTCTTCTTTGGTACTAGGAACACAACCGTACAACACGTCACCTGTCATCTCCTCTGTTAAACAGGAGAGGACCACTCTGGAGAAGTCTGACTCGTCCCACCTCTCTGTCCAGACTCCAGCGTCTCAGCCCAGTAAAGTCCTCACTCAGACTGGAAACACTCCACCCGTGCTCGTCCACAACCAGATGGTAGTGAATAAAAAACTGTCTgatcctgctgctctgaaagtGGAGACCAAGACTCTTCAACCCTCCAACTTGAGTCCTGGAGTCAGTCCTCACCACCCTTCCCTCTCTGGGAAGATGCATTCAGAAGCAAACCACGTCAGCTcgggacccagcaccccaacTGACCGGGCTATTTCCCACCTGGGGGTCACCAAACAGGAGCCACACTCACCCCGTACCAGTGGACACTCGCCGTCACCGTTCCCCAGGGCTTGTCACCCCGGCAGCACCTCCTCTCCAGCTTTGTCGAGCAGCACCCCGGTCATGCTGGCCCCGGGGATTCCTGTTCCTCAGTACATCTCCAGCATGCACCCTGAGCAGTCTGTCATTATGCCCCCTCACAGCGTGACACAGACCGTGTCCCTGGGCCATCTGTCCCAGGGTGAGGTGAGGATGAACACCCCTCCTCTCTCCGGCATCCCTTACGGCATCCGCCCCGAAGCTCTTCACTCCCCCCGAGCTGCTCTGCAACCCCAGATGGAGATCAAACCTCAGCGATCCAGCACCCCCCAGCCAGCCCCCATCCGGGACATCGTCATGCCCCCTTTGTCTTCTCAGCACGCTTCCGAGGAGGAGATGCACTACCACCACACCACGGTCTGCAGAGGCCCAGCCCCTGTCCAGTCTGACGTGCTGGTGATGCAGCCCGATTACCGCATGCACCCCTCCAGCCTCAGGCTCGACCAGTACAATGTCCCCCGGGACGTCAGGATGATCATGCACCCACACATGGCTGCTGTGGGCGAGCACCACTCGGAAACGAGACAATCCCGAACTCCTGAGGGGGCTGGGAAAACTCCTCCTGTCAGTAAAACCCCGCAGCCCGGGAAAGAGACTCCAAAGTCCTCGGAAGGCAAGATGGCACACTCTCCTCACAGCGAGCCCCGGCTCCTCAGCGTCCCCTCGGGCAGCCAGCTGCCTGGACTGCCTCTGTCACAGCCCGTGGTGGTGCCACACGGGGTGCAGATCATGCACCCTGCTGGGAGCTCCTTCCATGACTATCGCTCTGTGTATGGTGATATGAGGAATTACCACACGGCAGCACAGCTCGGGCACCCTCAGTTCCCAGGTGCCTCGCCAATCGGATTGCCTTCCCGGAGCATGACCCCCTCTCAG GGTCTCTCGGAGGGCGAACACTCTCACCCCAGCCAGCCAGTACGCAGCAAGACTCCTCAGATCCCTCAGGATCCCAAGGGCCCTCCGGCATCAGGACCTGAGCAGAGTCACCACCCCACTGTAAATAGGCATGCAGCACCCCTGGACCCTCACGTCCACCTTCAGAGGGCACAAGCAGACACAGGACAGACCTCCTACCCCTCGCCTGTTGCCATTTCCATAAAGCAGGAGCTTCCCTCACCGCACCAACCTCAGGCGGTTCCCAAACAATCCATGTTCATCCCCACCACGTCGGGGCCCACAGGGCTGCCCCTCAGTCGCCCTGAGCCCCAGTCTGCTCTCAAACAGGAGCCATCTCCTCACCCCGTTTCCCAGAGACCTGTGGACATGGTTCAGCTGCTGACG aaataCCCAATTGTCTGGCAGGGCCTTTTGGCTCTCAAAAATGACACAGCTGCTGTCCAGCTCCACTTTGTCTCTGGTAACAACGTCCTGGCCCACCGCTCGCTGCCGGCGCCCGAGGGAGGTCCCCCCCTGAGGATCGCTCAGCGCATGCGCCTGGAGGCCTCACAGCTGGAGGGGGTGGCCAGGAGAATGatg gTGGAGAGTGATTACTGCCTGCTGCTGGCCTTGCCCTGTGGCCGGGACCAGGAGGATGTGGTGAACCAGACGGAGTCGCTGAAGGCCGCCTTCATCAGCTACCTGCAGGCCAAGCAGGCTGCAGGGATCATCAACGTCCCCAACCCCGGCTCTAACCAG CCTGCCTACGTTCTGCAGATCTTCCCACCCTGTGAATTTTCAGAAAGCCACCTGTCCCGACTTGCCCCTGACCTCCTGGCCAGCATCTCCAACATCTCCCCTCACCTGATGATTGTCATCGCGTCGGTATGA